In Blastocatellia bacterium, the following are encoded in one genomic region:
- a CDS encoding alkaline phosphatase family protein, with translation MKKKKLRWRLKRLLHNQRQIRRWPLWPGQKVTAIDSQWLTDTKILLIGLDAADWRIITPLLKEKKLPHLQALIESGSHGRLKTLIPAQSPRIWNSIATGKRPKKHGILGFVVRHPQTGKRMPYTSNMRRCKTVWDILSDYGKRVGVVGWWNTWPATPVNGAMVSGVTRYKLKDFAPLGELAEEQASDEPSARLLEYPRKSALLSEAANRQTYPEELFNEIRPLIRPHNQIDDAPEFIRHVRAATEPLTEAERVSLSLLVQIHNDDRTYGAIGRYLWSRLRPDFLAVYFAGIDVVGHRFWLYMEPEKFNAVVEPRQIKQYKDVLRHYYVFVDEMIGQYLSGLDEETCVVVVSDHGMSASQRAFDLSGGAGSAAHTDEDGIIIMTGKHIEPGNPLGAPSVLDVTPTLLALMGLPVGADMDGRVIRRALRKEFLAEHPIRYITTYDINVQADSTPIESPMDDQIMERLRALGYIE, from the coding sequence ATGAAAAAGAAGAAACTCCGCTGGCGCCTCAAGCGGCTGCTTCACAACCAACGGCAAATACGGCGATGGCCACTGTGGCCGGGACAGAAAGTAACGGCCATAGATTCACAGTGGCTGACAGACACAAAGATTCTTCTGATTGGTCTTGACGCAGCGGATTGGCGGATCATCACGCCACTGCTCAAAGAAAAGAAGCTGCCGCACCTGCAAGCTTTGATTGAATCGGGCAGCCACGGCCGATTGAAAACGCTGATTCCGGCTCAGTCGCCGCGCATCTGGAACAGCATCGCCACTGGCAAGCGCCCGAAAAAGCACGGCATTCTCGGTTTCGTCGTTCGTCATCCACAGACCGGCAAGCGCATGCCCTACACGTCCAATATGCGCCGGTGCAAAACGGTGTGGGACATTCTCTCGGACTATGGCAAGCGCGTCGGCGTCGTTGGTTGGTGGAACACATGGCCGGCCACACCAGTTAACGGCGCGATGGTGTCAGGCGTGACGCGATACAAGTTGAAAGATTTTGCCCCGCTCGGCGAGCTGGCTGAAGAACAGGCTTCAGATGAACCGTCGGCAAGATTGCTGGAGTATCCGCGCAAGTCCGCCCTGCTATCAGAGGCCGCGAATCGGCAGACTTATCCAGAAGAACTGTTCAATGAGATTCGGCCACTCATCCGACCGCACAACCAGATTGATGATGCGCCGGAATTCATTCGCCATGTCCGGGCCGCAACCGAACCGCTGACGGAAGCGGAAAGAGTGTCGCTTTCGCTGCTGGTGCAGATTCATAACGATGATCGCACATACGGGGCGATTGGACGATATTTGTGGAGCAGGCTGCGGCCTGATTTTCTGGCCGTTTATTTTGCCGGCATTGATGTGGTCGGGCATCGGTTCTGGCTCTATATGGAGCCGGAGAAATTCAACGCCGTCGTCGAGCCGCGCCAGATCAAGCAATACAAAGATGTGCTGCGCCATTACTACGTTTTCGTTGATGAGATGATCGGCCAATACCTGAGCGGGCTGGATGAAGAGACCTGCGTGGTGGTGGTTTCGGATCATGGGATGTCGGCCAGCCAACGGGCATTCGATTTGTCCGGCGGCGCTGGCTCCGCCGCGCACACGGACGAAGACGGCATCATCATCATGACCGGCAAGCACATTGAACCGGGAAACCCTCTGGGTGCTCCGTCGGTGTTAGATGTGACGCCGACGCTGCTGGCGCTAATGGGATTGCCGGTGGGCGCAGACATGGATGGTCGCGTGATTCGGCGGGCGTTGCGCAAGGAGTTTCTCGCCGAGCACCCGATTCGCTACATCACGACCTATGACATCAACGTGCAGGCTGATAGTACACCGATTGAATCGCCGATGGACGATCAAATCATGGAGCGGCTGCGGGCACTAGGCTACATTGAGTAG
- a CDS encoding flippase gives MSIALAVVTDAEAKTNRSRLARIGRDSGIVFLGNILDKLFGFAFTVGIAKLYGLRVFGLFLLGLTICQLGSLIFNLGFGNGLIRYVALYKKETPKLKGIIWTAGVLSVSLGVLLGLGLFLAAQPLVERFFANKARLVVVLQWLALTVPLSALSGIWVRTLVGLKHFKAQTYVRSVIEPGTKVGMALLLFLAGFKLEGLILAYVISTVAATVAAYYYYTATLRSRLKGVKPIFQFREFINYCWPLVLRNFISKATRRADVLLLGMFRNPLEITLYMFTLRMATLNTLIADAFEKAYSPHVPRLHAEGRLDELRHAFQTITKWTMLLSIPIFALLIVFPGVVIPVLGEQFMPAATALSVVAAAVCFSYAVGPSETALIMAGRPKVSLVIRIIGGLVTLGLNIWLVPQFGLIGAAWGFTGSVFVSNILAASIAYFDMNLHPVQRGYLKVLAAGALAIGVALALHPFLPANKYLALLALGLGYLVAYGGMLWLLGLDEEDKELARQSQLRLKALAHRQPVTSTPDMDVSRQ, from the coding sequence GTGAGCATTGCCCTGGCCGTGGTCACAGACGCTGAAGCAAAAACCAATCGAAGCCGGCTCGCTCGAATCGGACGAGATAGCGGCATTGTTTTTCTTGGTAACATTCTCGATAAGCTGTTTGGCTTCGCCTTCACCGTCGGGATTGCCAAACTGTATGGTCTGCGCGTCTTCGGTCTGTTTCTCCTGGGACTGACCATCTGCCAGCTTGGTTCCTTGATATTCAATTTGGGATTCGGCAACGGCCTGATTCGCTATGTTGCGCTCTACAAAAAAGAGACGCCGAAATTGAAAGGCATCATCTGGACGGCCGGCGTGTTGAGTGTCTCGCTCGGCGTGCTGTTGGGCCTCGGTCTGTTTCTGGCCGCCCAGCCGCTGGTTGAGCGCTTCTTCGCTAACAAGGCACGCCTTGTGGTGGTCCTTCAGTGGTTGGCGCTGACCGTGCCGCTCTCGGCCCTGTCGGGCATCTGGGTACGTACACTGGTGGGACTCAAACACTTCAAGGCACAAACCTACGTGCGCAGCGTCATCGAGCCGGGAACGAAAGTCGGGATGGCGCTACTGCTATTTCTGGCTGGCTTCAAACTGGAAGGCTTGATCCTGGCCTATGTCATCTCGACGGTTGCAGCAACCGTCGCTGCTTACTACTACTACACAGCCACGCTGCGCAGCCGACTGAAAGGTGTCAAGCCCATATTCCAGTTTCGCGAGTTCATCAACTACTGTTGGCCGCTGGTGCTACGCAACTTCATCAGCAAGGCGACTCGGCGCGCCGATGTATTGTTACTCGGCATGTTCCGCAATCCGCTGGAGATCACGCTGTACATGTTCACGCTACGCATGGCCACGCTCAATACGCTGATTGCCGATGCGTTTGAGAAAGCCTACTCGCCGCATGTGCCTCGGCTTCACGCCGAAGGCAGATTGGATGAACTGCGACACGCATTTCAGACGATCACCAAATGGACGATGCTGCTCTCCATTCCGATTTTCGCCCTGTTGATTGTCTTCCCCGGCGTGGTCATTCCTGTGTTAGGCGAACAATTCATGCCGGCGGCTACGGCGTTGAGTGTGGTGGCTGCGGCTGTCTGTTTCAGTTATGCTGTCGGGCCGTCAGAAACGGCGCTGATCATGGCCGGGCGCCCCAAGGTTTCTTTGGTCATTCGCATTATAGGTGGGTTGGTCACGCTGGGATTGAACATCTGGCTTGTGCCACAGTTTGGTCTGATCGGCGCCGCATGGGGATTTACCGGTTCCGTTTTTGTGTCGAACATCCTGGCCGCCTCCATTGCCTATTTCGACATGAACCTGCACCCGGTGCAGCGAGGGTACTTGAAAGTGCTGGCCGCCGGCGCGCTCGCTATCGGTGTGGCTCTGGCGCTGCATCCATTTTTGCCGGCGAACAAATATCTCGCGCTGCTGGCGCTGGGGTTGGGCTACCTTGTTGCGTATGGCGGAATGCTCTGGTTGCTAGGGCTGGACGAGGAAGATAAAGAGCTGGCCCGCCAGTCACAGCTTCGGCTCAAAGCACTCGCTCACAGGCAGCCTGTCACTTCAACGCCCGATATGGACGTGAGCCGTCAATAG
- a CDS encoding B12-binding domain-containing radical SAM protein, which yields MHVQAQVGISIRNRRREQKKNIVLFNPSPYPKTGRVRMFSNLPLGLLCASALLDAEGYRVHIISEDGNPNYLDEILYYAKDAVLLGVSSMTGPQIRGGLEASKAVKEAYPQIRTVWGGVHPSILPKETCQNPYVDIVVKGYGEMTLWELVHRLEADEPLEQCLGICFKQDGQIIETPDRPMFDFDKIPPIPFHLVDMEEYIEQTKSGERMINYITSYGCPLDCTFCSEPLTSQRRWKGKSPQRVVDEVERLWREYKIDCLKICDDNFFVDKRRVAAICQELIDRKIQIKWGRVPGRCDTLGRYPDELWQLMRRSGFYHVYFGLDSGSDVALRKMKGRQTNEDAFKLIDRCKEHGVRLSASVITGMPFTQEKDGVTYEDEFVQTVDMIRACLDRYRKFPIHLYTYTPYPGSEKFKESLEWGLTVPDRLEGWIEFYHRKTLVPWLTKNQKNFDKYFVLLRDIYSGQKLNHKNPLKAAVYRLIYWSTVWRWKHRFFRFPVEYMLLRAAGKLKKKPPVLKSRPHRTTVPELQNV from the coding sequence ATGCACGTTCAAGCGCAAGTGGGTATCAGCATCAGGAACCGAAGGCGCGAGCAGAAGAAAAACATCGTTCTGTTCAATCCCTCACCTTACCCGAAAACCGGGCGCGTGCGCATGTTCTCGAATCTGCCGCTGGGACTGCTGTGCGCCTCTGCCTTGCTGGATGCCGAAGGCTATCGTGTTCACATCATCTCGGAGGATGGCAATCCTAATTACCTGGATGAAATCCTCTACTATGCCAAGGACGCCGTTCTCTTAGGTGTCAGCTCGATGACCGGGCCGCAAATTCGCGGTGGGTTGGAAGCTTCCAAGGCAGTGAAAGAAGCCTATCCGCAGATTCGCACCGTGTGGGGCGGCGTGCATCCATCAATCTTGCCGAAAGAAACTTGCCAAAATCCTTACGTTGATATTGTCGTCAAAGGCTACGGCGAAATGACGCTGTGGGAATTGGTGCACCGATTGGAAGCTGACGAGCCGCTGGAGCAATGTTTGGGCATCTGCTTCAAACAAGACGGCCAGATCATCGAGACGCCGGACCGGCCGATGTTCGACTTCGATAAGATTCCTCCCATCCCGTTTCACTTGGTGGATATGGAAGAGTACATCGAGCAGACCAAGAGCGGCGAGCGGATGATCAACTACATCACCAGCTACGGCTGCCCGTTGGATTGCACGTTCTGCTCTGAGCCGCTGACGTCGCAGCGGCGGTGGAAAGGCAAAAGTCCGCAGCGCGTGGTGGATGAAGTGGAGCGGCTCTGGCGTGAATACAAAATTGATTGTCTGAAAATCTGCGACGATAACTTCTTCGTTGATAAGCGGCGCGTGGCGGCAATCTGCCAGGAACTCATTGACCGGAAAATCCAGATCAAATGGGGGCGCGTGCCCGGACGGTGCGACACGCTCGGCCGCTACCCGGATGAGCTATGGCAACTGATGCGACGGAGCGGATTCTATCACGTCTATTTCGGCCTGGACTCTGGCTCGGACGTGGCGCTGCGCAAAATGAAAGGGCGTCAAACGAATGAAGACGCCTTCAAACTGATTGATCGCTGCAAAGAGCACGGCGTCCGCTTGAGCGCCAGTGTGATCACCGGCATGCCGTTCACGCAAGAAAAGGACGGCGTCACCTACGAGGACGAGTTCGTCCAGACGGTGGACATGATTCGCGCCTGCCTGGATCGTTACCGAAAGTTCCCGATTCACCTTTACACCTACACGCCCTATCCGGGCAGTGAGAAGTTCAAGGAGAGCCTCGAATGGGGATTGACAGTGCCGGACCGGCTGGAAGGCTGGATTGAATTCTATCATCGCAAGACGCTGGTACCCTGGCTGACCAAGAACCAAAAGAATTTTGACAAGTATTTTGTGTTGCTCCGCGATATTTACAGCGGACAAAAGCTGAACCACAAGAATCCACTGAAAGCCGCCGTCTATCGGTTGATTTATTGGTCTACGGTCTGGCGCTGGAAGCATCGCTTTTTCCGATTTCCTGTCGAGTACATGCTGCTGCGCGCGGCGGGCAAGCTCAAGAAGAAACCGCCGGTGCTTAAGTCCAGACCTCACCGAACGACTGTGCCGGAACTACAAAACGTGTGA
- a CDS encoding B12-binding domain-containing radical SAM protein, which produces MEGKIVLFNPAARRNVPYYRLPLGLIATSSVLAQEGYQIKIISQDVDPDFRQHVLEEVKDAICLGISSLTGTQIEMGIAMARLVKERYPQIPIVWGGVHPSILPRQTCEHPTVDIVVKGGQGEVTFAELVHRLQSAQPLDGLAGVTFKQDGQVIDNPERRFVGLNELPPWPFHLVDVRKHLEITKKGNRVVNYISSIGCPSRCGFCSEPLTSQRLWKAKSPERTLDEIEVLVRQYGANVILIEDNNFFTDLRRVKKICEGFLERKLNVKWGRVPGRVDRLIHLDDDFWQLLRESGCYQILVGVESGDQEMLDLIYKDTTVEQYLTVQERAQKHGIRLACSFITGMPLPPDYKGRLTYEAEFRESVDQVRRVALQSNGFHSFNFYIYSPYPGTLLYQHSLKLGLNEPKSLEEWATFHHRSEVSPPWVTQNQKNFVTYFVQLLELLEHRKLSKTKNPLLLLLYKLIALMTDLRWKYYFFRAPIELWALRQYGLMKFRRVVRQQQKSRKAGGTGPASENLRIDTYTADERILQAQTEQAGV; this is translated from the coding sequence ATGGAAGGGAAAATCGTTCTGTTCAACCCGGCGGCGCGTCGGAACGTGCCCTACTACCGGTTACCCTTGGGGCTGATCGCCACTTCATCGGTGCTGGCGCAGGAAGGCTACCAGATCAAGATCATCAGCCAAGACGTAGACCCTGACTTTCGTCAACACGTCCTGGAAGAGGTCAAGGACGCCATCTGCCTCGGCATTAGCTCGCTGACGGGTACACAGATCGAGATGGGGATTGCCATGGCTCGATTGGTGAAGGAACGATACCCGCAGATTCCGATTGTCTGGGGCGGCGTGCATCCAAGCATCTTGCCACGACAGACCTGCGAACATCCGACCGTGGATATTGTCGTCAAAGGCGGACAAGGCGAGGTGACCTTTGCTGAGTTGGTGCATCGGCTGCAATCAGCTCAGCCGCTGGATGGGCTGGCAGGGGTGACATTCAAGCAGGATGGTCAGGTCATTGACAACCCAGAGCGACGGTTTGTCGGGTTGAACGAGCTGCCCCCGTGGCCGTTTCATCTGGTGGACGTGAGAAAGCATCTGGAAATTACCAAGAAAGGCAATCGAGTCGTCAACTACATCTCCAGCATTGGGTGCCCTTCGCGCTGCGGCTTCTGTTCCGAGCCGCTCACGTCGCAACGGCTATGGAAGGCCAAAAGCCCAGAGCGCACGCTGGATGAAATCGAAGTGCTCGTGCGCCAGTACGGAGCCAACGTCATTCTGATTGAGGACAACAATTTTTTCACCGATCTGCGACGGGTGAAGAAGATTTGCGAAGGATTTTTGGAGCGGAAGCTCAACGTCAAATGGGGGCGCGTGCCCGGACGAGTGGATCGGTTGATTCATCTGGACGACGATTTCTGGCAGTTACTCAGGGAGAGTGGATGCTATCAAATCCTGGTCGGCGTCGAATCGGGCGATCAGGAGATGCTGGATTTGATCTACAAAGATACGACCGTCGAGCAGTATCTGACCGTGCAAGAGCGAGCACAAAAGCATGGCATCCGGCTGGCCTGCTCGTTCATCACCGGCATGCCGCTGCCACCTGATTACAAGGGGCGTTTGACTTACGAAGCGGAATTCCGCGAAAGCGTAGACCAAGTGCGCCGCGTGGCATTGCAATCGAACGGATTTCACAGTTTCAACTTCTACATCTATTCACCATATCCCGGCACGCTGCTCTATCAACACAGCCTCAAACTCGGTCTGAACGAACCCAAGAGCCTGGAAGAATGGGCAACGTTCCACCATCGGAGCGAAGTGTCCCCGCCATGGGTAACGCAGAATCAAAAGAACTTCGTCACTTACTTCGTCCAATTGTTGGAACTGCTAGAGCATCGCAAATTGTCCAAAACAAAGAACCCGCTCCTGCTGTTACTCTACAAGCTCATCGCGCTGATGACCGACTTGCGCTGGAAGTATTACTTCTTCCGCGCGCCGATCGAGCTGTGGGCGCTGCGGCAATACGGCCTGATGAAGTTCCGGCGAGTCGTGCGGCAACAACAAAAGAGCCGCAAAGCCGGCGGCACAGGCCCGGCCAGCGAGAACCTGCGGATTGATACATACACTGCCGATGAGCGAATCTTGCAGGCGCAGACGGAGCAGGCGGGTGTGTGA
- a CDS encoding CRTAC1 family protein, with amino-acid sequence MLKCRSFFISLIVALSTFLMLSGNLPTTSSMSGAVALRSPLQNVITIVTPPEELIIGRNPLTIEGVVTDPSISVVYVIRVGAPVVILGRRRDELPGVPFPVINGRFTASVSFLAEGVNTIRVTGIDGNGRQHVTEVEAELYQALDRPPEVEIELIPNKRRQPIGETVQVRCLLRNNSFNPIQGTYDLSMQLPTGDMVMPILGAPFNLPAGRQETRLEVIRLSEYTAEPGYCRILGVVKNSNGDVLSQDEFYVETYRPDDFPFIDISKAAGITHQLVARGGLAAGAAFADYNNDGWLDLFVTDRGRNFLYRNNGNGTFTDVARSAGVVGRQDVLYRAAAWGDYDNDGFRDLFVTTKPGPDILYRNNGDGTFTNVTTLAGVGGSVGDDSSCAAWGDYNNDGFIDLYVGNDAGGPAAPGFVGAPGQPNYLYRNNGNGTFTEVGRAYGVNNWGRTFAALWTDYDNDGDVDLAVINDFGQFNDFPNTLYRNDGPDGRGGWKFTEVGPTVGFNSRLYGMGVGAGDVDNDGDLDYFISNCGTGAFHKNNGDGTFTEATYEAGLDTAVPPIGPFAGTDWLICTWGINAWDFDLDGWVDYYVTAGVVGDSGNFKIALTQHNLLFHNRQDGTFTVVGHLYGVDYPGYTRGATFGDIDNDGDLDIYLANIGEEGVLLRNDLSTGHNWLSIRLVGTLSNRDAFGAKIFVTTGSGRQMREVPGADMQLSLNSLEQVFGLGNHTQADVEVRWPRGAVQRLTNVQANQKLVITEPRS; translated from the coding sequence ATGTTGAAGTGTCGCAGCTTTTTCATCAGCTTGATCGTAGCGCTGAGCACCTTCCTGATGCTCAGCGGCAATCTACCAACCACCAGCTCGATGAGTGGAGCTGTCGCGCTGAGGTCGCCTCTTCAGAATGTGATCACGATTGTGACACCTCCCGAAGAATTGATCATTGGACGCAACCCGCTCACGATTGAAGGGGTCGTGACGGACCCATCTATAAGCGTGGTGTATGTCATTCGCGTTGGAGCGCCGGTGGTCATTCTGGGACGAAGACGTGATGAGCTGCCTGGGGTGCCCTTTCCGGTCATCAACGGGCGGTTCACCGCAAGTGTGAGCTTCCTAGCCGAAGGCGTGAATACGATTCGTGTGACCGGCATTGATGGCAACGGAAGACAGCACGTCACTGAGGTGGAGGCCGAACTTTACCAGGCGCTGGATCGCCCGCCGGAGGTTGAGATTGAATTGATCCCGAACAAGAGACGTCAACCCATTGGAGAAACGGTGCAGGTCCGCTGCCTATTGAGAAACAACAGTTTCAATCCCATACAGGGCACCTATGACCTCTCGATGCAATTACCCACCGGGGACATGGTCATGCCGATCCTGGGAGCGCCTTTCAACCTGCCTGCTGGCCGACAGGAGACCCGATTGGAGGTGATCAGGCTGAGCGAGTACACCGCCGAGCCAGGGTACTGCCGCATTCTTGGCGTGGTCAAAAACAGCAACGGAGATGTGCTCAGTCAGGATGAGTTTTATGTTGAAACCTACCGTCCGGATGATTTTCCATTCATTGATATCTCCAAGGCGGCTGGCATCACTCACCAACTGGTGGCCCGGGGCGGCCTTGCAGCGGGCGCAGCCTTCGCTGATTATAACAACGATGGCTGGCTCGATCTCTTTGTTACCGACCGAGGGCGCAACTTCCTTTACCGGAACAATGGCAATGGCACGTTTACGGATGTGGCGCGGAGCGCGGGCGTGGTTGGCCGACAAGATGTGCTGTATCGCGCCGCTGCGTGGGGTGACTATGACAATGATGGCTTCAGGGACCTGTTCGTCACCACCAAACCTGGCCCTGATATTCTCTATCGCAATAACGGTGATGGCACGTTCACCAATGTAACCACGCTGGCAGGCGTTGGCGGGTCTGTCGGTGATGATAGTAGCTGCGCTGCGTGGGGCGATTACAACAATGACGGATTTATTGATCTGTATGTCGGAAACGATGCAGGCGGTCCAGCCGCGCCCGGATTTGTTGGCGCGCCCGGACAGCCCAACTATCTCTATCGGAACAACGGCAACGGGACCTTCACCGAGGTGGGCCGAGCCTATGGTGTCAATAACTGGGGGCGGACGTTTGCGGCGCTTTGGACTGACTATGATAACGATGGCGATGTAGATTTAGCCGTCATTAATGATTTTGGCCAGTTCAACGACTTTCCTAACACACTTTACCGCAATGATGGCCCGGATGGCCGCGGCGGATGGAAATTCACAGAAGTGGGACCAACTGTGGGATTCAATTCCCGACTCTACGGCATGGGGGTCGGTGCCGGGGACGTGGACAATGATGGCGACCTGGATTATTTCATCTCCAATTGTGGTACTGGCGCCTTTCACAAGAACAATGGCGATGGAACGTTTACGGAAGCCACATACGAAGCTGGGTTGGACACGGCGGTGCCGCCGATAGGCCCATTTGCCGGAACGGATTGGTTGATCTGCACCTGGGGAATTAACGCCTGGGATTTTGATCTGGATGGGTGGGTGGATTATTACGTCACCGCGGGTGTAGTGGGCGATTCGGGCAATTTCAAGATTGCGCTCACTCAACACAATCTGCTTTTTCACAACCGTCAAGACGGAACCTTCACCGTAGTTGGTCACCTGTACGGCGTGGATTACCCAGGGTACACACGAGGCGCTACCTTCGGAGATATTGATAATGACGGTGATTTGGACATCTACCTGGCGAATATAGGCGAGGAAGGTGTCTTGCTTCGCAATGACCTATCCACAGGCCATAACTGGCTGAGTATTCGGCTCGTCGGCACACTCAGCAATCGGGATGCCTTCGGGGCCAAGATTTTTGTGACCACCGGCTCAGGTCGACAAATGCGCGAAGTGCCCGGTGCTGATATGCAACTTTCACTGAATAGCCTGGAACAGGTCTTCGGACTGGGGAACCACACGCAGGCCGACGTTGAAGTGCGCTGGCCGCGCGGCGCCGTACAGCGATTGACCAACGTGCAGGCCAATCAGAAGCTGGTCATTACGGAACCGCGATCATAG